Proteins from a single region of Salvelinus fontinalis isolate EN_2023a chromosome 15, ASM2944872v1, whole genome shotgun sequence:
- the map7a gene encoding MAP7 domain-containing protein 2 isoform X3 has product MPCSVPSSSMAVIQEKQRETPSKKPVSQEDRKGLSTRDNQDNQKDSRAGRQGEKGNDDMKPCNSEKRRAVICVPASIKSAVISNNTTSHGNPAGPQVLKVAERLRLAKERREEHEKQLVSRELGWLAREERARRLYEQQLEERKRRLQEQREKEEKRRTALERREEHKKQLVSRELGRLAREERATRHYEQQMEERKRRLQEQREKEARRRTAVEEKRRQRMKDESERYESVVKKTLEKSQRIKQRIRQGSRGRKTNNKSAPRRSPLTAWERALVSRLLTPTCSYLARSRSQNCQSREEEVSCHSMPATATNSHKSPRRSGTTDHHLVQADLRTDYRADYRSIIQANYQVATSPSPCRTSHRSINAAQLKAAQQEENERTARRNTQQPHIPNVPLKALPTNPLPNAGVKALPTNPQCRAAVPSPERKPVIRHTSAIRQPLSQQLELELDPVPEEDTVPVPNHTLSPGNSQASQTISPGAPVPNPTLSPGNSRPIRTPAAAWDQVQPFLHSPEPQTQRETTLSTEGSADEGEHLKVKALPPGATPSPRPSAGTMDPEEASRLLAEKRREARLKREREEEESLRKEELERRGREELERRRLEQRARLEAEAKWLVEERKRREEEEQKHAEEERASAEEEKALRAMQEAALLQKQREEEEAQAREKAEQQRLERDKHFQEEEEQRQERKKRLELIMRRTRKEKPILNGNSNGNSSSPEEAQPKENTEPVKNSKGTLEEVINLGVVVGTGTKPSKLGLSDTEDMVPVVAFKERRSLRTLTGMEEIQSHQRAEVI; this is encoded by the exons ATGCCCTGCTCTGTGCCTAGCAGTAGCATGGCCGTGatacaggagaaacagagggagacccCCAGCAAGAAGCCAGTATCCCAAGAAGACAGAAAAGGGCTTTCTACCCGAGATAATCAAGACAACCAGAAGGACAGCAGAGCCGGGAGACAGGGAG AAAAAGGCAATGACGACATGAAGCCCTGTAattcagagaagaggagagcagtcATATGTGTTCCTGCCTCCATCAAATCAGCTGTGATCAGTAACAACACAACCAGCCATGGAAACCCAGCAG GCCCACAGGTTCTGAAGGTTGCTGAGAGACTGAGACTAGCGAAAGAGCGGAGGGAGGAGCATGAGAAACAACTTG TGTCCAGAGAGCTGGGCTGGTTGGCTCGAGAGGAGAGGGCCCGGCGTCTCTATGAACAacagctggaggagaggaagaggaggctacaGGAGCagcgagagaaggaggagaagaggaggactgCTCTGGAGCGGAGGGAGGAGCATAAGAAACAGCTTG TTTCCAGAGAGCTGGGCCGGTTGGCTCGAGAGGAGCGGGCCACGCGTCACTATGAGCagcagatggaggagaggaagagaaggcttcaggagcagagagagaaggaggcgaggaggcGCACCGCcgtggaagagaagaggaggcagagaatgAAGGACGAATCA GAGCGCTATGAGTCTGTGGTGAAGAAGACCTTGGAGAAGAGCCAGAGGATTAAGCAGAGAATCAGACAGGGCTCTCGAGGAAGGAAGACCAACAACAAGAGTG CTCCTCGCCGCTCCCCCCTGACTGCCTGGGAGAGGGCTCTGGTCAGTCGCCTCCTCACCCCTACCTGCTCCTACCTAGCCAGGAGCAGGAGTCAAAATTGTCAGTCAAGAGAAGAAGAAG TTTCATGCCACTCCATGCCTGCCACTGCCACCAACTCTCACAAATCACCACGCCGCTCTGGCACAACTGACCACCACCTGGTGCAGGCAGACCTACGGACAGACTACCGGGCTGACTACCGGTCTATCATCCAGGCAAACTACCAGGTAGCCACCTCCCCCAGTCCCTGCCGTACAAGCCATAGATCCATCAATGCGGCACAG TTAAAAGCAGCACAGCAGGAGGAAAATGAGAGGACAGCCAGGAGGAATACTCAGCAGCCTCACATACCCAATGTTCCCTTGAAAGCATTACCCACAAACCCACTACCCAACGCTGGCGTGAAAGCGTTACCCACAAACCCACAGTGCAGAGCAGCAGTGCCCTCCCCAGAACG CAAACCTGTGATCAGACACACATCTGCGATCAGACAGCCCCTATCACAGCAGTTAGAGCTGGAACTGGACCCTGTACCAGAGGAGGACACTGTTCCAGTCCCCAACCATACCCTGTCCCCTGGGAACTCACAGGCCAGCCAGACCATCTCTCCTGGGGCTCCAGTCCCCAACCCTACCCTGTCCCCTGGGAACTCACGGCCCATCAGGACCCCAGCTGCAGCGTGGGACCAGGTCCAACCATTCCTACACTCCCCAGAACCTCAGACTCAGAGAGAAACCACACTTAGTACTGAAGGCAGTGCAGATGAGGGTGAGCATCTAAAAGTGAAAG CCCTCCCTCCTGGAGCCACTCCCAGCCCAAGGCCCTCTGCTGGCACCATGGACCCAGAGGAGGCCTCGCGTCTCCTGGccgagaagaggagagaggcccgcctgaagagagagagagaggaggaggaaagcctgCGCAAGGAGGAGTTAGAGAG GCGAGGCAGAGAGGAGCTGGAGCGCAGGAGGTTAGAGCAGCGAGCACGGCTAGAGGCTGAGGCCAAGtggctggtagaggagaggaagaggagggaggaagaggagcagaaacatgcagaggaggagagagccagTGCAGAAGAAGAGAAAGCCCTCAGAGCCATGCAGGAAGCTGCTCTCCTCCAGAAACAG agagaggaggaggaggcccagGCCAgggagaaggcagagcagcagaggctggagagagacaaacacttccaggaggaggaggaacaacgACAGGAGAGAAAAAag CGACTGGAGTTGATCATGAGGAGGACTAGGAAAGAG AAGCCTATCCTGAATGGGAACTCAAACGGTAACTCCTCCTCTCCAGAGGAAGCCCAACCAAAAGAGAACACTGAGCCTGTTAAGAATAGCAAAGGCACTTTAGAAGAGGTCATCAACCTAGGGGTCGTTGTCGGGACAGGGACCAAGCCGTCCAAGCTAGGTCTGAGTGACACGGAAGACATGGTTCCTGTTGTGGCCTTCAAAGAACGCAG GTCCCTGAGAACTCTGACGGGCATGGAGGAGATCCAGTCCCATCAGCGAGCAG AGGTTATCTGA
- the map7a gene encoding MAP7 domain-containing protein 2 isoform X1, with product MPCSVPSSSMAVIQEKQRETPSKKPVSQEDRKGLSTRDNQDNQKDSRAGRQGEKGNDDMKPCNSEKRRAVICVPASIKSAVISNNTTSHGNPAGPQVLKVAERLRLAKERREEHEKQLVSRELGWLAREERARRLYEQQLEERKRRLQEQREKEEKRRTALERREEHKKQLVSRELGRLAREERATRHYEQQMEERKRRLQEQREKEARRRTAVEEKRRQRMKDESERYESVVKKTLEKSQRIKQRIRQGSRGRKTNNKSAPRRSPLTAWERALVSRLLTPTCSYLARSRSQNCQSREEEVVHICPRSVSCHSMPATATNSHKSPRRSGTTDHHLVQADLRTDYRADYRSIIQANYQVATSPSPCRTSHRSINAAQLKAAQQEENERTARRNTQQPHIPNVPLKALPTNPLPNAGVKALPTNPQCRAAVPSPERKPVIRHTSAIRQPLSQQLELELDPVPEEDTVPVPNHTLSPGNSQASQTISPGAPVPNPTLSPGNSRPIRTPAAAWDQVQPFLHSPEPQTQRETTLSTEGSADEGEHLKVKALPPGATPSPRPSAGTMDPEEASRLLAEKRREARLKREREEEESLRKEELERRGREELERRRLEQRARLEAEAKWLVEERKRREEEEQKHAEEERASAEEEKALRAMQEAALLQKQREEEEAQAREKAEQQRLERDKHFQEEEEQRQERKKRLELIMRRTRKEKPILNGNSNGNSSSPEEAQPKENTEPVKNSKGTLEEVINLGVVVGTGTKPSKLGLSDTEDMVPVVAFKERRSLRTLTGMEEIQSHQRAEVI from the exons ATGCCCTGCTCTGTGCCTAGCAGTAGCATGGCCGTGatacaggagaaacagagggagacccCCAGCAAGAAGCCAGTATCCCAAGAAGACAGAAAAGGGCTTTCTACCCGAGATAATCAAGACAACCAGAAGGACAGCAGAGCCGGGAGACAGGGAG AAAAAGGCAATGACGACATGAAGCCCTGTAattcagagaagaggagagcagtcATATGTGTTCCTGCCTCCATCAAATCAGCTGTGATCAGTAACAACACAACCAGCCATGGAAACCCAGCAG GCCCACAGGTTCTGAAGGTTGCTGAGAGACTGAGACTAGCGAAAGAGCGGAGGGAGGAGCATGAGAAACAACTTG TGTCCAGAGAGCTGGGCTGGTTGGCTCGAGAGGAGAGGGCCCGGCGTCTCTATGAACAacagctggaggagaggaagaggaggctacaGGAGCagcgagagaaggaggagaagaggaggactgCTCTGGAGCGGAGGGAGGAGCATAAGAAACAGCTTG TTTCCAGAGAGCTGGGCCGGTTGGCTCGAGAGGAGCGGGCCACGCGTCACTATGAGCagcagatggaggagaggaagagaaggcttcaggagcagagagagaaggaggcgaggaggcGCACCGCcgtggaagagaagaggaggcagagaatgAAGGACGAATCA GAGCGCTATGAGTCTGTGGTGAAGAAGACCTTGGAGAAGAGCCAGAGGATTAAGCAGAGAATCAGACAGGGCTCTCGAGGAAGGAAGACCAACAACAAGAGTG CTCCTCGCCGCTCCCCCCTGACTGCCTGGGAGAGGGCTCTGGTCAGTCGCCTCCTCACCCCTACCTGCTCCTACCTAGCCAGGAGCAGGAGTCAAAATTGTCAGTCAAGAGAAGAAGAAG TTGTCCATATTTGTCCCCGTTCAGTTTCATGCCACTCCATGCCTGCCACTGCCACCAACTCTCACAAATCACCACGCCGCTCTGGCACAACTGACCACCACCTGGTGCAGGCAGACCTACGGACAGACTACCGGGCTGACTACCGGTCTATCATCCAGGCAAACTACCAGGTAGCCACCTCCCCCAGTCCCTGCCGTACAAGCCATAGATCCATCAATGCGGCACAG TTAAAAGCAGCACAGCAGGAGGAAAATGAGAGGACAGCCAGGAGGAATACTCAGCAGCCTCACATACCCAATGTTCCCTTGAAAGCATTACCCACAAACCCACTACCCAACGCTGGCGTGAAAGCGTTACCCACAAACCCACAGTGCAGAGCAGCAGTGCCCTCCCCAGAACG CAAACCTGTGATCAGACACACATCTGCGATCAGACAGCCCCTATCACAGCAGTTAGAGCTGGAACTGGACCCTGTACCAGAGGAGGACACTGTTCCAGTCCCCAACCATACCCTGTCCCCTGGGAACTCACAGGCCAGCCAGACCATCTCTCCTGGGGCTCCAGTCCCCAACCCTACCCTGTCCCCTGGGAACTCACGGCCCATCAGGACCCCAGCTGCAGCGTGGGACCAGGTCCAACCATTCCTACACTCCCCAGAACCTCAGACTCAGAGAGAAACCACACTTAGTACTGAAGGCAGTGCAGATGAGGGTGAGCATCTAAAAGTGAAAG CCCTCCCTCCTGGAGCCACTCCCAGCCCAAGGCCCTCTGCTGGCACCATGGACCCAGAGGAGGCCTCGCGTCTCCTGGccgagaagaggagagaggcccgcctgaagagagagagagaggaggaggaaagcctgCGCAAGGAGGAGTTAGAGAG GCGAGGCAGAGAGGAGCTGGAGCGCAGGAGGTTAGAGCAGCGAGCACGGCTAGAGGCTGAGGCCAAGtggctggtagaggagaggaagaggagggaggaagaggagcagaaacatgcagaggaggagagagccagTGCAGAAGAAGAGAAAGCCCTCAGAGCCATGCAGGAAGCTGCTCTCCTCCAGAAACAG agagaggaggaggaggcccagGCCAgggagaaggcagagcagcagaggctggagagagacaaacacttccaggaggaggaggaacaacgACAGGAGAGAAAAAag CGACTGGAGTTGATCATGAGGAGGACTAGGAAAGAG AAGCCTATCCTGAATGGGAACTCAAACGGTAACTCCTCCTCTCCAGAGGAAGCCCAACCAAAAGAGAACACTGAGCCTGTTAAGAATAGCAAAGGCACTTTAGAAGAGGTCATCAACCTAGGGGTCGTTGTCGGGACAGGGACCAAGCCGTCCAAGCTAGGTCTGAGTGACACGGAAGACATGGTTCCTGTTGTGGCCTTCAAAGAACGCAG GTCCCTGAGAACTCTGACGGGCATGGAGGAGATCCAGTCCCATCAGCGAGCAG AGGTTATCTGA
- the map7a gene encoding ensconsin isoform X6, whose amino-acid sequence MPCSVPSSSMAVIQEKQRETPSKKPVSQEDRKGLSTRDNQDNQKDSRAGRQGEKGNDDMKPCNSEKRRAVICVPASIKSAVISNNTTSHGNPAGPQVLKVAERLRLAKERREEHEKQLVSRELGWLAREERARRLYEQQLEERKRRLQEQREKEEKRRTALERREEHKKQLVSRELGRLAREERATRHYEQQMEERKRRLQEQREKEARRRTAVEEKRRQRMKDESERYESVVKKTLEKSQRIKQRIRQGSRGRKTNNKSAPRRSPLTAWERALVSRLLTPTCSYLARSRSQNCQSREEEVVHICPRSVSCHSMPATATNSHKSPRRSGTTDHHLVQADLRTDYRADYRSIIQANYQVATSPSPCRTSHRSINAAQLKAAQQEENERTARRNTQQPHIPNVPLKALPTNPLPNAGVKALPTNPQCRAAVPSPERKPVIRHTSAIRQPLSQQLELELDPVPEEDTVPVPNHTLSPGNSQASQTISPGAPVPNPTLSPGNSRPIRTPAAAWDQVQPFLHSPEPQTQRETTLSTEGSADEGEHLKVKALPPGATPSPRPSAGTMDPEEASRLLAEKRREARLKREREEEESLRKEELERRGREELERRRLEQRARLEAEAKWLVEERKRREEEEQKHAEEERASAEEEKALRAMQEAALLQKQREEEEAQAREKAEQQRLERDKHFQEEEEQRQERKKATGVDHEED is encoded by the exons ATGCCCTGCTCTGTGCCTAGCAGTAGCATGGCCGTGatacaggagaaacagagggagacccCCAGCAAGAAGCCAGTATCCCAAGAAGACAGAAAAGGGCTTTCTACCCGAGATAATCAAGACAACCAGAAGGACAGCAGAGCCGGGAGACAGGGAG AAAAAGGCAATGACGACATGAAGCCCTGTAattcagagaagaggagagcagtcATATGTGTTCCTGCCTCCATCAAATCAGCTGTGATCAGTAACAACACAACCAGCCATGGAAACCCAGCAG GCCCACAGGTTCTGAAGGTTGCTGAGAGACTGAGACTAGCGAAAGAGCGGAGGGAGGAGCATGAGAAACAACTTG TGTCCAGAGAGCTGGGCTGGTTGGCTCGAGAGGAGAGGGCCCGGCGTCTCTATGAACAacagctggaggagaggaagaggaggctacaGGAGCagcgagagaaggaggagaagaggaggactgCTCTGGAGCGGAGGGAGGAGCATAAGAAACAGCTTG TTTCCAGAGAGCTGGGCCGGTTGGCTCGAGAGGAGCGGGCCACGCGTCACTATGAGCagcagatggaggagaggaagagaaggcttcaggagcagagagagaaggaggcgaggaggcGCACCGCcgtggaagagaagaggaggcagagaatgAAGGACGAATCA GAGCGCTATGAGTCTGTGGTGAAGAAGACCTTGGAGAAGAGCCAGAGGATTAAGCAGAGAATCAGACAGGGCTCTCGAGGAAGGAAGACCAACAACAAGAGTG CTCCTCGCCGCTCCCCCCTGACTGCCTGGGAGAGGGCTCTGGTCAGTCGCCTCCTCACCCCTACCTGCTCCTACCTAGCCAGGAGCAGGAGTCAAAATTGTCAGTCAAGAGAAGAAGAAG TTGTCCATATTTGTCCCCGTTCAGTTTCATGCCACTCCATGCCTGCCACTGCCACCAACTCTCACAAATCACCACGCCGCTCTGGCACAACTGACCACCACCTGGTGCAGGCAGACCTACGGACAGACTACCGGGCTGACTACCGGTCTATCATCCAGGCAAACTACCAGGTAGCCACCTCCCCCAGTCCCTGCCGTACAAGCCATAGATCCATCAATGCGGCACAG TTAAAAGCAGCACAGCAGGAGGAAAATGAGAGGACAGCCAGGAGGAATACTCAGCAGCCTCACATACCCAATGTTCCCTTGAAAGCATTACCCACAAACCCACTACCCAACGCTGGCGTGAAAGCGTTACCCACAAACCCACAGTGCAGAGCAGCAGTGCCCTCCCCAGAACG CAAACCTGTGATCAGACACACATCTGCGATCAGACAGCCCCTATCACAGCAGTTAGAGCTGGAACTGGACCCTGTACCAGAGGAGGACACTGTTCCAGTCCCCAACCATACCCTGTCCCCTGGGAACTCACAGGCCAGCCAGACCATCTCTCCTGGGGCTCCAGTCCCCAACCCTACCCTGTCCCCTGGGAACTCACGGCCCATCAGGACCCCAGCTGCAGCGTGGGACCAGGTCCAACCATTCCTACACTCCCCAGAACCTCAGACTCAGAGAGAAACCACACTTAGTACTGAAGGCAGTGCAGATGAGGGTGAGCATCTAAAAGTGAAAG CCCTCCCTCCTGGAGCCACTCCCAGCCCAAGGCCCTCTGCTGGCACCATGGACCCAGAGGAGGCCTCGCGTCTCCTGGccgagaagaggagagaggcccgcctgaagagagagagagaggaggaggaaagcctgCGCAAGGAGGAGTTAGAGAG GCGAGGCAGAGAGGAGCTGGAGCGCAGGAGGTTAGAGCAGCGAGCACGGCTAGAGGCTGAGGCCAAGtggctggtagaggagaggaagaggagggaggaagaggagcagaaacatgcagaggaggagagagccagTGCAGAAGAAGAGAAAGCCCTCAGAGCCATGCAGGAAGCTGCTCTCCTCCAGAAACAG agagaggaggaggaggcccagGCCAgggagaaggcagagcagcagaggctggagagagacaaacacttccaggaggaggaggaacaacgACAGGAGAGAAAAAa AGCGACTGGAGTTGATCATGAGGAGGACTAG
- the map7a gene encoding MAP7 domain-containing protein 2 isoform X4 gives MPCSVPSSSMAVIQEKQRETPSKKPVSQEDRKGLSTRDNQDNQKDSRAGRQGEKGNDDMKPCNSEKRRAVICVPASIKSAVISNNTTSHGNPAGPQVLKVAERLRLAKERREEHEKQLVSRELGWLAREERARRLYEQQLEERKRRLQEQREKEEKRRTALERREEHKKQLVSRELGRLAREERATRHYEQQMEERKRRLQEQREKEARRRTAVEEKRRQRMKDESERYESVVKKTLEKSQRIKQRIRQGSRGRKTNNKSAPRRSPLTAWERALVSRLLTPTCSYLARSRSQNCQSREEEVVHICPRSVSCHSMPATATNSHKSPRRSGTTDHHLVQADLRTDYRADYRSIIQANYQLKAAQQEENERTARRNTQQPHIPNVPLKALPTNPLPNAGVKALPTNPQCRAAVPSPERKPVIRHTSAIRQPLSQQLELELDPVPEEDTVPVPNHTLSPGNSQASQTISPGAPVPNPTLSPGNSRPIRTPAAAWDQVQPFLHSPEPQTQRETTLSTEGSADEGEHLKVKALPPGATPSPRPSAGTMDPEEASRLLAEKRREARLKREREEEESLRKEELERRGREELERRRLEQRARLEAEAKWLVEERKRREEEEQKHAEEERASAEEEKALRAMQEAALLQKQREEEEAQAREKAEQQRLERDKHFQEEEEQRQERKKRLELIMRRTRKEKPILNGNSNGNSSSPEEAQPKENTEPVKNSKGTLEEVINLGVVVGTGTKPSKLGLSDTEDMVPVVAFKERRSLRTLTGMEEIQSHQRAEVI, from the exons ATGCCCTGCTCTGTGCCTAGCAGTAGCATGGCCGTGatacaggagaaacagagggagacccCCAGCAAGAAGCCAGTATCCCAAGAAGACAGAAAAGGGCTTTCTACCCGAGATAATCAAGACAACCAGAAGGACAGCAGAGCCGGGAGACAGGGAG AAAAAGGCAATGACGACATGAAGCCCTGTAattcagagaagaggagagcagtcATATGTGTTCCTGCCTCCATCAAATCAGCTGTGATCAGTAACAACACAACCAGCCATGGAAACCCAGCAG GCCCACAGGTTCTGAAGGTTGCTGAGAGACTGAGACTAGCGAAAGAGCGGAGGGAGGAGCATGAGAAACAACTTG TGTCCAGAGAGCTGGGCTGGTTGGCTCGAGAGGAGAGGGCCCGGCGTCTCTATGAACAacagctggaggagaggaagaggaggctacaGGAGCagcgagagaaggaggagaagaggaggactgCTCTGGAGCGGAGGGAGGAGCATAAGAAACAGCTTG TTTCCAGAGAGCTGGGCCGGTTGGCTCGAGAGGAGCGGGCCACGCGTCACTATGAGCagcagatggaggagaggaagagaaggcttcaggagcagagagagaaggaggcgaggaggcGCACCGCcgtggaagagaagaggaggcagagaatgAAGGACGAATCA GAGCGCTATGAGTCTGTGGTGAAGAAGACCTTGGAGAAGAGCCAGAGGATTAAGCAGAGAATCAGACAGGGCTCTCGAGGAAGGAAGACCAACAACAAGAGTG CTCCTCGCCGCTCCCCCCTGACTGCCTGGGAGAGGGCTCTGGTCAGTCGCCTCCTCACCCCTACCTGCTCCTACCTAGCCAGGAGCAGGAGTCAAAATTGTCAGTCAAGAGAAGAAGAAG TTGTCCATATTTGTCCCCGTTCAGTTTCATGCCACTCCATGCCTGCCACTGCCACCAACTCTCACAAATCACCACGCCGCTCTGGCACAACTGACCACCACCTGGTGCAGGCAGACCTACGGACAGACTACCGGGCTGACTACCGGTCTATCATCCAGGCAAACTACCAG TTAAAAGCAGCACAGCAGGAGGAAAATGAGAGGACAGCCAGGAGGAATACTCAGCAGCCTCACATACCCAATGTTCCCTTGAAAGCATTACCCACAAACCCACTACCCAACGCTGGCGTGAAAGCGTTACCCACAAACCCACAGTGCAGAGCAGCAGTGCCCTCCCCAGAACG CAAACCTGTGATCAGACACACATCTGCGATCAGACAGCCCCTATCACAGCAGTTAGAGCTGGAACTGGACCCTGTACCAGAGGAGGACACTGTTCCAGTCCCCAACCATACCCTGTCCCCTGGGAACTCACAGGCCAGCCAGACCATCTCTCCTGGGGCTCCAGTCCCCAACCCTACCCTGTCCCCTGGGAACTCACGGCCCATCAGGACCCCAGCTGCAGCGTGGGACCAGGTCCAACCATTCCTACACTCCCCAGAACCTCAGACTCAGAGAGAAACCACACTTAGTACTGAAGGCAGTGCAGATGAGGGTGAGCATCTAAAAGTGAAAG CCCTCCCTCCTGGAGCCACTCCCAGCCCAAGGCCCTCTGCTGGCACCATGGACCCAGAGGAGGCCTCGCGTCTCCTGGccgagaagaggagagaggcccgcctgaagagagagagagaggaggaggaaagcctgCGCAAGGAGGAGTTAGAGAG GCGAGGCAGAGAGGAGCTGGAGCGCAGGAGGTTAGAGCAGCGAGCACGGCTAGAGGCTGAGGCCAAGtggctggtagaggagaggaagaggagggaggaagaggagcagaaacatgcagaggaggagagagccagTGCAGAAGAAGAGAAAGCCCTCAGAGCCATGCAGGAAGCTGCTCTCCTCCAGAAACAG agagaggaggaggaggcccagGCCAgggagaaggcagagcagcagaggctggagagagacaaacacttccaggaggaggaggaacaacgACAGGAGAGAAAAAag CGACTGGAGTTGATCATGAGGAGGACTAGGAAAGAG AAGCCTATCCTGAATGGGAACTCAAACGGTAACTCCTCCTCTCCAGAGGAAGCCCAACCAAAAGAGAACACTGAGCCTGTTAAGAATAGCAAAGGCACTTTAGAAGAGGTCATCAACCTAGGGGTCGTTGTCGGGACAGGGACCAAGCCGTCCAAGCTAGGTCTGAGTGACACGGAAGACATGGTTCCTGTTGTGGCCTTCAAAGAACGCAG GTCCCTGAGAACTCTGACGGGCATGGAGGAGATCCAGTCCCATCAGCGAGCAG AGGTTATCTGA